One stretch of Periplaneta americana isolate PAMFEO1 chromosome 1, P.americana_PAMFEO1_priV1, whole genome shotgun sequence DNA includes these proteins:
- the LOC138694373 gene encoding homeodomain-only protein-like, whose protein sequence is MLKSVSPQLSPNSNPEPRVVRLTAEQEQVLEAQFERLKNPHSTDLVLLAAETGLQEADVQAWYAQRLSAWRKTQGLSAKFGTFN, encoded by the exons ATGCTGAAGTCAGTGTCGCCACAGCTGTCCCCCAACAGCAACCCGGAGCCACGCGTGGTGCGGCTGACCGCGGAGCAAGAGCAAGTGCTGGAGGCGCAGTTCGAGCGCCTCAAGAACCCGCACAGCACTGACCTCGTGCTGCTGGCTGCGGAGACGGGCCTGCAAGAAGCGGACGTACAG GCATGGTATGCCCAGCGCTTGTCAGCATGGAGGAAGACACAAGGACTCTCAGCAAAATTTGGAACTTTCAATTAA